From Triticum aestivum cultivar Chinese Spring chromosome 4A, IWGSC CS RefSeq v2.1, whole genome shotgun sequence, a single genomic window includes:
- the LOC123082591 gene encoding pyrroline-5-carboxylate reductase, with protein MGNLAESIACGVAASGVLSASAIRTTVHRHPERCAAFASLGATILASNAQVVEDSDVIVISIKPQIVKKVLVELKPLLSEEKLLVSITAAIKNERFTDWPVYSGFTELLKL; from the exons ATGGGGAACCTAGCTGAGAGCATCGCATGTGGCGTGGCGGCGTCGGGTGTCCTCTCGGCCTCCGCCATCCGCACCACGGTCCACCGTCACCCTGAGCGCTGCGCCGCCTTCGCCTCCCTTGGCGCCACCATCCTCGCCTCCAACGCCCAG GTTGTCGAGGACAGTGATGTGATCGTCATCTCTATCAAGCCTCAGATTG TGAAGAAGGTTCTGGTTGAGCTCAAGCCCTTGCTGTCTGAAGAAAAGCTTCTGGTGTCCATTACTGCTGCTATTAAAAATGAAAGATTTACAGATTGGCCAGTGTATTCAGGGTTTACTGAACTTCTGAAACTTTAA